The DNA sequence CTATGAGAAGTGGGCGACCATGCACAACCTCAAACAGATGTCGGCTACCCTCATGCTCTACCAGCAGTATGGCTTTTCTTCCCCGGACGAGCTGGACGCTGCCATTTCCGCAGCCAACACCGCCACGCAGGAGAGCCTTGCCGGACTGAAAGGGCTGGAAGCCGCTATCCGGGAGAAAAAGGAATTGCAGCGCAACCTTTTGGGCTATATCGGCACGAAGCCCGCCCGTGACGGTCTGAAAGCGCAGAAATCGGAGAAAGCCCGGAGAGCCTACCGGGAACAGCACGAAAGCGATTTTATCATAGCGGACACAGCCGCCCGTTATTTCCGGGAGCATGGAATAACCAAGCTGCCAGCCAGCAAAGCCCTGCAAAGGGAGATTGAGCAGCTTACCGTCCAGAAGAACGCCGGATATAACGACTACCGGGAGAAACGCCAGCGGGCGCAGGAGCTTCAGACAGTCAGACGCAATATCGACCAGATTTTAAGGGGCGCACCGAGCCAGCAGAAAAAGCGTGAACAGGAGCGTTAAAGACCGCCCCGAAATGATACCGAAACCCTACAAAAATACAGGTATGATATGAACCCTTACCGCAATACTCCCCGACTTCCAAACGGGGCTTACAGGGCAGAAAAAGCCCGAAAATGATACCGAGAACATACAGAAAATGCCCCCTATCCCGCTACACCGATAGGAACGGCAGAAAGGAGCTTACCATTGCCGAGAATGAGCAAGAAGCGGCGGCTGGAATGGTCTTTCTTCCTCAACCACCGCAACCGTATCACTTACAACGACCTATGCCGGGGCTGCACCCGTGACTGCAAACAGAGCTTCCGGGCGGTTATCATACTATGCCCTCGCTATTATTCCAAACGCTGGAAAAAGGAGGACGCAGCCTATGGCAGATAACCGCAAATATTACTACCTCAAGCTGAAAGAGAGCTATTTTGACGATGATGCAATCGTTCTGCTGGAAAGTATGCAGGACGGCGTTATCTATTCCAACATTCTCTTGAAGCTGTACTTGAAATCGCTGAAAAACGGCGGGAAATTGCAGCTTGACGAGAATATCCCCTACACCGCCCAGATGATTGCGACCATTACCCGCCAGCAGGTAGGTACCGTAGAGAGAGCTTTGAAAATCTTTATGAAGCTGGGGCTTGTGGAGCCTTTGCCAAGCGGCGCACTCTACATGAGCAACATTGAGCTTTTAATCGGCCAGTCCTCTACCGAGGGGGAGCGCAAGCGCAGGGCGCGGCTGGCTTTGCAGGAACAAAAAGCCCTGCCGCAGACAGGGGCGGACAAATGTCCACCATATCGAGCGGACATTTGTCCACCAGAGATAGAGATAGAGAAAGAGATAGATATAGAAATAGAAAAAGAGAGAGAGTTAGAAACGGGACACCCCGCCCCCGCCGCCTATGGCAGATACCACAATGTCATTCTTTCCGATACGGAGCTTGACGGGCTGAAAACAGAGCTTCCCGGCAAGTGGGAGTATTACATTGACCGCCTATCCTGCCATATCGCTTCCAGCGGGAGGAAATACAAGAGCCATGCAGCCACGATTTTCAAGTGGGCGCAGGAGGACGCAGCCAAGAAAGCCCCGAAAAAGGGCATACCCGATTATACCTGTAAGGAGGGCGAGAGCTTATGACGAATGGATTTGATGAAATGATTTTGAATATGACCGACACCACGCCGGAGCCGGAGGACTACACCGGCGAGGACGGGCTTTTATACTGCGGGAAGTGCCACAAGCCCAAAGAGGGCTATTTCCCCAAAGAAACCGCCGCATGGCTGGGGCGTGACCGCCACCCGGCAGAATGTGACTGCCAGCGGGCAGAGCGTGAGGAACGGGAAGCCGCAGAGAAACAGCGCAGTCACCTTGAAACTGTCGAGCGGTTGAAGCGGCGGGGCTTTACAGACCCGGCTATGCAGGGCTGGACGTTTGAGAACGACAACGGCAAGTGCCCGCAAATGGAACACGCCCATTTCTATGTGGAGAACTGGGAAACCATGAAAGAGCGCAACATTGGCTATCTGCTATGGGGCGGCGTTGGCACAGGCAAGAGCTATTTTGCGGGCTGTATCGCAAATGCCCTTATGGAGCGTGAAATCCCCGTGTGCATGACAAACTTTGCATTGATATTGGGTGACCTTGCCGCCAGCTTTGAGGGCAGGAATGAATATATCTCCCGACTTTGCAGCTTCCCGCTGCTTATCCTTGACGATTTTGGAATGGAACGGGGAACGGAATACGGCTTAGAGCAGGTCTACAACGTGATTGACAGCCGTTACCGCAGCGGCAGGCCGCTGATCGTCACGACTAATCTCACGCTGGAGGACTTGCAGCACCCGGAGGACACCGCCCACGCCCGCATTTATGACCGTCTGATTGAAATGTGTTCTCCTGTCCGCTTTACCGGGAGCAACTTCCGAAAAGCCACGGCGCAGGAGAAAATGGGACAACTGAAAAAGCTGATGAACAGAAAGGAGAGCCGCCTATGACCAACACCCCAAAGAATGACCGCAGCACCCGCCGCCCGGATTGCGTGACGGAAATCCGCATAGGTAATTCTGTCCTTGTCGTTTCCGGCTATTTCAAGCAGGACACCACCGCCACCGCCGCCGATAAAATGCTGAAAGTGCTGGAAGCGGAAGCTGCTACACAAAAATCGGCAATTTGACGGGACGTAAAGAAGCAGAAAGGACTGTACAGCCAGCCCCGGCGTGTGGTATGATAGTCATACGGAATAGTGGGGCTGGCTGTCGGAAATGGAGGACACTATGTTAAGACAGACCACCCGAAACCTTATTACCGCCCTTTATCCGAGATTATCCCACGAGGACGAGCTGCAAGGTGAGAGCAATTCTATTTCAAACCAGAAGCGTATTCTTGAAACCTATGCGAAGCAGAACGGCTTTTCCAATCTGCAATGGTACACAGATGACGGTTATTCTGGGGCGAACTTCCAAAGACCCGGTTTTCAAGCCATGCTTGCGGACATTGAAGCCGGAAAAGTCGGCACCGTTATCGTCAAGGATATGTCACGGTTAGGGCGAAACTATCTGCAAGTGGGAATGTATACGGAAATGATTTTCCCACAGAAAGGCGTCCGCTTTATCGCTATCAATGACGGAGTGGACAGCGCACAGGGCGACAATGATTTTGCCCCTCTGCGGAACATTTTTAACGAATGGCTGGTGAGAGATACGAGCAAGAAAATCAAAGCAGTAAAACGGTCTAAGGGTATGAGCGGGAAGCCCGTCACGAGCAAACCCGTATACGGCTACTTTATGGACGAGGACGAAAATTTTATCATTGACGGGGAAGCCGCCCCTGTTGTGCGGCAGATTTACAGCTTGTGCCTTGCCGGGAACGGGCCGACCAAGATAGCCCGTATGCTCACAGAGCAGGAGATCCCCACGCCGGGAACGCTGGAATACCGTCGGACGGGAAGCACCCGCCGCTACCACCCCGGCTATGAGTGCAAGTGGGCGACCAATACCGTGGTACATATCCTTGAAAACAGGGAGTACACGGGCTGTCTGGTAAACTTCAAGACGGAGAAGCCGTCCTACAAGACCAAGCACAGCGTAGAGAACCCCATTGAGAAACAGGCGATTTTCGAGAACCACCATGAGCCTATCATTGACACCCAGATGTGGGAGCGTGTGCAGGAGTTACGCAAGCAGCGCAAACGCCCGAACCGCTATGATGAAGTGGGCTTATTCTCCGGCATACTCTTTTGTGCCGACTGCGGCAGCGTCCTTTACCAGCAGCGTTACCAGAACGCCACCCGCAAGCAGGATTGTTATATCTGCGGGAGCTACAAGAAGCGTACCCGTGACTGTACGGCGCACTTTATCCGCACCGACCTGTTGACCGCCGGAGTGACCGACAATCTGCGGAAAGTCACCAGCTATGCAGCGAAGCACGAAGCCCGGTTTATGAAGCTGCTGATCGAGCAGAACGAGGACGGGGGCAAGCGCAGGAACGCCGCAAGGAAAAAGGAGCTGGAAGCCGCCGAGAAGCGTATCAGCGAGTTATCCGCTATCTTCAAGCGGCTGTATGAGGACAGCGTGACCGGGCGCATTTCAGACGAGCGTTTCACGGAGCTGTCGGCAGACTATGAAGCCGAGCAGAAAGAACTGAAAGAGAGAGCCGCCGCTATCCGGGCAGAGCTTTCCAAAGCGCAGGAAGCCACGGTAAACGCAGAAAAGTTTATGAATGTTGTCCGCAAGTACACCAGCTTTGAAGAACTTACCCCTACCCTTTTGCGTGAGTTTGTGGAGAAAATCGTTGTGCATGAGTGCAGCTATGACGAGAACGGCACACGCAGACAGGACATTGATATTTATTACTCTTTCGTTGGCAAGGTAGACCTGCCCGAATGACCGCCCGACCTATCCGGCGCAATGCGCAAACGCCGGATAGGAACGGCAAAATTTTTTACACTTCTACTACTTCTTTATCACACATCAGCAAAGTCCCAGGGCATGAAGCAGCTCATGGCGGGCGGCGGTGTCGCACTGATCGGCATCGTACTGGTGCCGCTGCTTTCCGGTTTGTTTGGATAAATTATGAATTGAATTTAAAAGACGCCTGCTTTATTTAAGCTGGCGTCTTCAAAATTAGTTCATACTATCAACAAAATATTGTAGTTCACTTATTAGTTGTTTTTCCTTAGTATTATTCATGGGTCCTAGTGAATATCCAGTTATTTCATACAGATTATTACCACGTTGAAATGTTCCAATTACTCGAGTGTACTCACCTTCCGGATAGTTTTCACCTGGTTGAAAATCAGAATTAGCATTACTTACCGTCCACTTAACATCTTCATTCTTTTCATTAATCACTTTTGATGATGAAATAAATATTTGAAAAAATGAAGAATCCGATAGTTTCGTTGGTGTAATTACAATATTGTAACCATCCCAAGCGCCATATTGTTTACTTCTTTCTATTGATACACTCTCTTTTGAAGTGTGTAGATGTGGATTGTCTTTATTCGTTGAATAACTAGGTATAAGGATGCTGGAGTCTTTTAGAAATACATCAATCTCCTCAATCGTCGACAAATCTTTTGTATTTACGAGATATTCATTAAAAATAAATGGTCGAGCTAAGAAGATTAAACTTGCTAATATAGCTATACCAATAAGCAGCAAAATAATTTTATTTTTCAAGATATGTTGCCCCCTTTATTTAACATTAAGTTAAGCAAGAAATCCAATATGGTAATTTCAAATGATTGGTTAATTAAATCGCTACACACAAAATCAATAATAGTTATTTTATGTTACCATAATTTTCAGTTTTTGTGTATAAGCTTTAATTACATCTAAATATTGAATTTGTACATATAGGTTTCATAATTAGAGGGGACATAAATTTTTGGCATAATATATCCTGATGTGCTGTTAACAACACTAGAATACCAACCGGTATGTATAAGAAAATCATAAGACCCATCGCTGGAGTACTTATAACCATATACAGTCATCGTATGCCAGTCATACACGCCAGTAAATAGAGTTGTGGTTATCATACCAGGAATATTATTATCGATCTGATTCGTGATATAAGTTGGATTACTTCTGAATAATCGCCAGTCAACCGAAACAGTTGTGTTCGGTAAATGCTGAGATTTATATCTATTTACAGGGTTTCTTATGCCATCTGCATAGCTCATAGTCCCCATGCCGCAAGATATAAGGAGTAGGTGCAGTTTTTGTGCTTTTGCATAGGAGGTAGAAGAATAAGTTGTCCCAATGAGGTTTTCTGACATATATGTGCTATCTGGTACATACCAAGCTGAGCGAGTCCTATTAAGGTAAGTTAAAACAATACTCGTAGCGACGGCAGAGCAAGTCCCATTAACATTGTTACCGAATGCCTGCCGTTGGATGCTTAGTGGCGATGATACAGAGACCGTTCTTATTAGACTTGCAGCACTTGCGTAAACTTGATCAGTTTGATAATTTAAATTATTTTGTAAGACGCTCTCACCACTCGTTTCAGTAAGAATTACTCCTTTTATCTTTGGAGATTTAGTGTAATATTTATCTTCATTAATGCTAAAGTATTTATCTTCTGTTTTTATATAGTAGCAGAGAGGCCCTCCATAATAAGGTTTTTCGTCTTTAAAGTTTGAAAATGGAACAATACAATCAAAACCATATTCCATAACCTCCCCATTACTTATATCCAAGATGAGGTATGATGAACTATCAAAATACATGCGCCATTGGATTACTTCATTTTCGTTATAAAGATCCAGTGTTTGATATGTTCCATTGAAACCTTTGCTCTCAAGAACTGTATGATAAAAAGAATCAACATTGGGTGCAGCAAGAGGGGATTCATTGGCATTGTTCGCATATACCTGAATCGATGAAAATGCTAATAAAACTATCAACATGGTACAAATGGTTTGTTTTACAAAATTCATATTATCCTCCTAAGTCGCTACTCATATAATCACTAATTACTAACTACCTCCTTTGATCATAGGGTACTATTATTGCTTAATTATTTGTGAAGTTTGAGATAAACTTCACGCAACATTAACATGTCTGGTTAAATATTTATCTAAGTAAAGTTGGTCTTTGAGACAAGTGAGAAAATTGTTGTACCCTTCAACACCGGGGAAAGCCGAGGCCGTGAGGTTTCCCACAGTCTGAACTACCAGAAACTCGGAAAGGAGCTGATGAGCATCGATGAACTGGCCGTGCTGGACGGCGGAAAATGCATTTTGCAGCTGCGCGGGGTACGGCCTTTTCTCTCCAACAAGTATGACATCACGAAACACCCCAACTACAAGTACCTCTCCGATGCGGACCCGCGAAACGCCTTCAACATCGAGAAGTATCTGTCCACCCGTCTCAAGCCCAAGCCGGATGAAATCTATGAGGTCTACCACATGGATCTGTCCGCCGAACCCGAAGTCGCTGAATGAGCGGCTTTTTTCATCTCAAAATTTAAAATAATGGAGGTCAATCAATGGAATTCTTTAACAGTGCAGTAGATGTACTTCAAACCCTCGTCGTCGCTCTCGGTGCAGGCCTTGCCATCTGGGGCGTCATCAACCTTCTTGAAGGCTACGGTAACCATAACCCCGGTGCCAAGTCCCAGGGCATGAAGCAGCTCATGGCGGGCGGCGGTGTCGCCCTGATCGGCATCGTACTGGTGCCGCTGCTTTCCGGTCTGTTCGGTTAATCGGGTAGAAAGCGATGGAAAGCATACTCGACAAAATCACCGAATGGCTGAAGACGATGCTTGTAGAAGGCATCATCACAAATTTGTCGGGGATGTTTGATAACGTCAACCAGCAGGTTGGCGAAATCGCAGGTCAAGTGGGATTGACGCCGGCGGCATGGAATGCCGGCGTCTTTTCCATGATCCGCAGCCTCTCCGAAAGCGTCATCATCCCCATCGCGGGCGTGATCCTTGCCTTTGTGATGACCTACGAGCTCATCCAAATGGTCATCGACCGGAATAATCTTCATGACATCGATACCTGGATCTTTTTCAAATGGATCTTTATAACCTTTGTGGCCGTTCTTCTGGTTACCCATACCTTTGATATCGTCATGGGCATCTTCGATATGGCGCAATCGGTAGTCAACAGCGCTTCCGGCGTCATTTCAGCGGACGCATCGGTGGATCTGGCCACCACAGTGGCAGATCTTCAGACTCGTTTGACCTCCATGGAACTGGGTCCGCTCTTCGGACTCTGGTTTCAAAGCCTGTTTATCGGATTTACCATGCAAGCCCTGAGTATCTGTATCTTCCTGGTCATCTATGGCCGCATGATCGAGATCTATCTGGTCACGTCGGTGGGGCCCATCCCCATGGCCACCATGGTCAACCGGGAATGGGGCGGAATGGGACAGAATTATCTTCGCTCCCTTTTGGCCCTGGCATTCCAGGCCTTTCTCATTATGGTCTGTGTCGGCATTTATGCCGTCCTGGTGCAGAACATCGCCACGGAAACTGACATCATCAAGCTGTATGGACCACCCTGGGCTATACCGTTCTGCTCTGTTTCACCCTGTTCAAGACCGGAAGTCTTGCCAAATCCATCTTCAATGCCCATTAAGCGAAAAGAGGAATTCTGATAATTCCATCTTAAAATACGCACATGAAAAAACGGCCAATGTACTTTGGCCGCAATGCTTGTGTAGTTTAGTAGGGACTCTTGGACAAAATCTTGTGGGATTTACTCATTGAGAACGTAGAAAAATCCTTCCCAGTCCCAAAAAGCATAGATGTACTTGTCCTCTGTATCGCCCTTTACTGAATAGAGACGAACGGCTGATTCATTGTACTTTGCCTTGCCTAAATACTTACCCTTATCAGCAATTGTAAAGTCCAGGCCATTGATCTGCCGATATTCTGTTTCTCCGATTGTGAGGATGTTCCACT is a window from the Clostridiaceae bacterium HFYG-1003 genome containing:
- a CDS encoding phage replisome organizer N-terminal domain-containing protein, whose translation is MADNRKYYYLKLKESYFDDDAIVLLESMQDGVIYSNILLKLYLKSLKNGGKLQLDENIPYTAQMIATITRQQVGTVERALKIFMKLGLVEPLPSGALYMSNIELLIGQSSTEGERKRRARLALQEQKALPQTGADKCPPYRADICPPEIEIEKEIDIEIEKERELETGHPAPAAYGRYHNVILSDTELDGLKTELPGKWEYYIDRLSCHIASSGRKYKSHAATIFKWAQEDAAKKAPKKGIPDYTCKEGESL
- a CDS encoding ATP-binding protein codes for the protein MTNGFDEMILNMTDTTPEPEDYTGEDGLLYCGKCHKPKEGYFPKETAAWLGRDRHPAECDCQRAEREEREAAEKQRSHLETVERLKRRGFTDPAMQGWTFENDNGKCPQMEHAHFYVENWETMKERNIGYLLWGGVGTGKSYFAGCIANALMEREIPVCMTNFALILGDLAASFEGRNEYISRLCSFPLLILDDFGMERGTEYGLEQVYNVIDSRYRSGRPLIVTTNLTLEDLQHPEDTAHARIYDRLIEMCSPVRFTGSNFRKATAQEKMGQLKKLMNRKESRL
- a CDS encoding transposon-encoded TnpW family protein — its product is MTNTPKNDRSTRRPDCVTEIRIGNSVLVVSGYFKQDTTATAADKMLKVLEAEAATQKSAI
- a CDS encoding DUF4368 domain-containing protein, which translates into the protein MLRQTTRNLITALYPRLSHEDELQGESNSISNQKRILETYAKQNGFSNLQWYTDDGYSGANFQRPGFQAMLADIEAGKVGTVIVKDMSRLGRNYLQVGMYTEMIFPQKGVRFIAINDGVDSAQGDNDFAPLRNIFNEWLVRDTSKKIKAVKRSKGMSGKPVTSKPVYGYFMDEDENFIIDGEAAPVVRQIYSLCLAGNGPTKIARMLTEQEIPTPGTLEYRRTGSTRRYHPGYECKWATNTVVHILENREYTGCLVNFKTEKPSYKTKHSVENPIEKQAIFENHHEPIIDTQMWERVQELRKQRKRPNRYDEVGLFSGILFCADCGSVLYQQRYQNATRKQDCYICGSYKKRTRDCTAHFIRTDLLTAGVTDNLRKVTSYAAKHEARFMKLLIEQNEDGGKRRNAARKKELEAAEKRISELSAIFKRLYEDSVTGRISDERFTELSADYEAEQKELKERAAAIRAELSKAQEATVNAEKFMNVVRKYTSFEELTPTLLREFVEKIVVHECSYDENGTRRQDIDIYYSFVGKVDLPE
- a CDS encoding Maff2 family protein, producing MRKRRIGTAKFFTLLLLLYHTSAKSQGMKQLMAGGGVALIGIVLVPLLSGLFG
- a CDS encoding Maff2 family protein, with amino-acid sequence MEFFNSAVDVLQTLVVALGAGLAIWGVINLLEGYGNHNPGAKSQGMKQLMAGGGVALIGIVLVPLLSGLFG